Proteins co-encoded in one Labilithrix sp. genomic window:
- a CDS encoding TldD/PmbA family protein, with translation MSLLHVRRRDVLLGAGGFTLAQLVGCAGKPADTPATAKNAATVTPPPAVKPGLVLAYFGQFGVDENLMREGLAAALAKGADRADLYFEHKVTTYLTLEDGEVNRAYTAVDLGVGVRAVKGDQTGYGYTEELTVDAIRRAGQTAASVASGPARSAPAAFDVGPLPKRYTAKVPWDTVKADQRLPLLARIDAETRAADARIKKVRASMADDYGAILVVDHEGRVFEDVIPNTSLYVNCTAEDKGRRETNGHNVAARAGLEFYTDDRMARLIKEAARSTIVLFDSTPAPLGEMQVVLAPGASGILLHEAIGHGMEADFNRKNASIYADRINKPIAKPIVSIVDDGTIDFARGAINVDDEGNPAEKTVLVDKGTLATYLHDSISAKHYGVKSTGSGRRESFRHAPLPRMRATYMLPGPHTEEEIIKSVKKGVYCSKFTNGQVQIGAGDFTFYVKNGFLIEDGKLTKPVTDVNLIGNGPKVLEQVDMVANKLEFDEGGWTCGKAGQSVPVSLGMPAVRVASITVGGRKA, from the coding sequence ATGAGTCTTCTTCACGTGCGCCGTCGCGACGTCCTTCTTGGAGCAGGCGGCTTCACGCTCGCGCAGCTCGTAGGCTGCGCCGGCAAGCCGGCCGACACGCCGGCGACGGCGAAGAACGCCGCGACCGTCACGCCTCCGCCCGCGGTGAAGCCGGGGCTCGTGCTGGCGTACTTCGGGCAGTTCGGGGTCGACGAGAACCTGATGCGCGAAGGCCTCGCCGCCGCGCTCGCGAAGGGCGCCGATCGCGCGGACCTCTACTTCGAGCACAAGGTGACGACGTACCTCACGCTCGAGGACGGGGAGGTGAACCGCGCCTATACGGCGGTCGATCTCGGCGTCGGGGTGCGCGCGGTGAAGGGCGACCAGACCGGTTATGGCTACACCGAGGAGCTCACGGTCGACGCGATCCGGCGCGCCGGTCAGACCGCGGCGTCGGTCGCGAGCGGCCCCGCGCGCTCGGCGCCGGCGGCGTTCGACGTCGGGCCGCTCCCGAAGCGCTACACCGCGAAGGTGCCGTGGGACACGGTGAAGGCCGACCAGCGGCTGCCGCTCCTCGCGCGCATCGACGCCGAGACGCGCGCGGCGGACGCGCGGATCAAGAAGGTCCGCGCCTCGATGGCGGACGACTACGGCGCGATCCTGGTGGTCGACCACGAGGGCCGCGTGTTCGAGGACGTCATCCCCAACACGTCGCTCTACGTGAACTGCACGGCGGAGGACAAGGGCCGCCGCGAGACGAACGGACACAACGTCGCCGCGCGAGCGGGGCTCGAGTTCTACACCGACGATCGGATGGCGCGCCTCATCAAGGAGGCGGCACGATCGACGATCGTCCTCTTCGACTCGACCCCGGCGCCGCTCGGCGAGATGCAGGTCGTCCTCGCGCCGGGCGCGTCCGGCATCCTCCTCCACGAGGCGATCGGCCACGGCATGGAGGCCGACTTCAACCGCAAGAACGCGTCGATCTACGCCGACCGGATCAACAAGCCGATCGCGAAGCCGATCGTCAGCATCGTCGACGACGGCACGATCGACTTCGCGCGCGGCGCGATCAACGTCGACGACGAGGGCAACCCCGCCGAGAAGACGGTGCTCGTCGACAAGGGCACGCTCGCGACGTACCTCCACGACTCGATCTCGGCGAAGCACTACGGCGTGAAGTCGACGGGGTCGGGGCGGCGGGAGAGCTTCCGCCACGCGCCGCTGCCGCGCATGCGCGCGACCTACATGCTCCCGGGGCCCCACACCGAGGAGGAGATCATCAAGTCCGTGAAGAAGGGCGTCTACTGCTCGAAGTTCACGAACGGCCAGGTCCAGATCGGCGCCGGCGATTTCACCTTTTACGTGAAGAACGGCTTCCTCATCGAAGACGGGAAGCTCACCAAACCCGTCACCGACGTGAACCTGATCGGCAACGGGCCCAAGGTCCTCGAGCAGGTCGACATGGTCGCGAACAAGCTCGAGTTCGACGAGGGCGGCTGGACGTGCGGGAAGGCGGGGCAGTCGGTCCCGGTCTCGCTCGGCATGCCCGCCGTGCGCGTCGCGAGCATCACCGTCGGCGGAAGGAAGGCCTGA
- a CDS encoding polysaccharide deacetylase family protein: MKRFGVGVGLFLFAIAACGHDLRGSEREETIGSAAQPLIAEPEAITGADLKEKEIVLTFDDGPGPLDVTGELAEWLSKRPKPIVATFFVNGACIKATTLENHSCSQPVADAEKSLEKIRATGHWVANHSTTHRAMPSIGAEITKDIEETDTSIAKYTVYNRLFFRAPYGAWNDAAFNAVKDSPMNKYAGPVYWTAGGGPTDTNRAADWECWQKNMTTKACGDLYIKEILALKNGIVLFHDAVGNTGNHNETSGTGNTVDMVKYIVPKLEAEGFTFKTLGDVPSLANVLPKCDASCGSECKGPGASDCITCPDGKAATDGKCASGNASSTSGDSSNGGSSNTSSTSGDTSNGGIRQTPNEAAPADEGCNASPASSGSRGGWLAAALALGLALSLRRRRA, from the coding sequence ATGAAGCGCTTCGGTGTCGGCGTGGGGCTTTTCCTGTTTGCGATCGCGGCCTGCGGTCATGACCTCCGCGGGAGCGAGCGCGAGGAGACGATCGGGAGCGCGGCGCAGCCGCTCATCGCGGAGCCGGAGGCGATCACGGGCGCCGATCTGAAGGAGAAGGAGATCGTCCTCACCTTCGACGACGGGCCCGGACCGCTCGACGTCACCGGCGAGCTCGCGGAGTGGCTCTCGAAGCGGCCGAAGCCGATCGTCGCGACGTTCTTCGTCAACGGCGCGTGCATCAAGGCGACGACGCTCGAGAACCACAGCTGCTCGCAGCCCGTCGCGGACGCGGAGAAGTCGCTCGAGAAGATCCGCGCGACGGGGCACTGGGTCGCGAACCACTCCACGACCCACCGCGCGATGCCGAGCATCGGCGCCGAGATCACGAAGGACATCGAGGAGACGGACACCTCGATCGCGAAGTACACCGTCTACAACCGCCTCTTCTTCCGCGCCCCCTACGGCGCGTGGAACGACGCCGCGTTCAACGCGGTGAAGGACTCGCCGATGAACAAGTACGCGGGTCCCGTGTACTGGACGGCCGGCGGCGGCCCGACCGACACCAACCGCGCCGCGGACTGGGAGTGCTGGCAGAAGAACATGACGACGAAGGCGTGCGGCGATCTCTACATCAAGGAGATCCTGGCGCTGAAGAACGGCATCGTCCTCTTCCACGACGCAGTCGGCAACACCGGCAATCACAACGAAACCAGCGGTACCGGCAATACCGTCGACATGGTGAAATACATCGTGCCGAAGCTCGAGGCGGAGGGCTTCACGTTCAAGACGCTGGGCGACGTGCCTTCGCTCGCGAACGTGCTACCGAAGTGCGACGCGTCGTGCGGCTCCGAGTGCAAGGGCCCAGGCGCGAGCGACTGCATCACGTGCCCCGACGGCAAGGCGGCGACGGACGGCAAGTGCGCGAGCGGCAACGCGTCGTCGACGTCGGGCGACAGCAGCAACGGCGGCAGCAGCAACACGTCGTCGACGTCGGGCGACACGAGCAACGGCGGCATCCGGCAGACGCCGAACGAGGCCGCGCCGGCGGACGAAGGCTGCAACGCCTCCCCCGCCTCGAGCGGCTCGCGCGGCGGCTGGCTCGCGGCCGCGCTCGCGCTCGGCCTCGCGCTCTCCCTCCGCCGCCGCCGCGCCTGA
- a CDS encoding tetratricopeptide repeat protein has translation MKRLSVALAALLWTSVAAAQEPPPAEPYIAKFNEGRALVKANNYAEAVDKFKESVALKPASGTYLNLGDCYEHLGRYASAMEAFEKALELAADNNQPDREKEASDRAGKLQPMVSSITVTSAVKDAKVTVDGAPATLGQAFSVDGGLHVVHVELSCKRPKDIPVTVAMKSDTQTVAIDPATLDPDPSCASQPPSREGMSRPRFFSYVMGGAAVLSLGIGVAMGIVASSRQDDLEGLCASYPTGCAPARKAQIDEKYDQASSAATASTVAFIAAVAFLGAGIGLYVFSPEWQSKKAGWAPGRFTF, from the coding sequence ATGAAACGCCTTAGCGTCGCGCTCGCCGCGCTCCTCTGGACGTCCGTCGCCGCCGCGCAGGAGCCGCCGCCCGCCGAGCCCTACATCGCGAAGTTCAACGAAGGCCGCGCGCTCGTGAAGGCGAACAACTACGCGGAGGCGGTCGACAAGTTCAAGGAGAGCGTCGCGCTGAAGCCCGCGTCGGGCACGTACTTGAACCTCGGCGACTGCTACGAGCACCTCGGTCGCTACGCGTCCGCGATGGAGGCGTTCGAGAAGGCGCTCGAGCTCGCGGCGGACAACAACCAGCCCGATCGCGAGAAGGAGGCGTCCGACCGCGCGGGCAAGCTCCAGCCGATGGTCTCGAGCATCACCGTGACGTCGGCGGTGAAGGACGCGAAGGTGACGGTCGACGGCGCGCCCGCGACGCTCGGGCAGGCGTTCTCGGTCGACGGCGGCCTCCACGTCGTGCACGTCGAGCTGAGCTGCAAGCGGCCGAAGGACATCCCGGTCACCGTCGCGATGAAGTCGGACACCCAGACCGTCGCGATCGATCCGGCGACGCTCGACCCCGATCCTTCGTGCGCGAGCCAGCCTCCGTCGCGGGAGGGGATGAGCAGGCCGCGGTTCTTCTCGTACGTGATGGGAGGCGCCGCGGTCTTGTCGCTCGGCATCGGCGTCGCGATGGGGATCGTCGCGTCGAGCCGCCAGGACGACCTCGAAGGCCTCTGCGCGAGCTACCCCACCGGCTGCGCCCCGGCGCGCAAAGCTCAGATCGACGAGAAGTACGACCAAGCGTCGAGCGCGGCGACGGCCTCCACCGTCGCCTTCATCGCCGCGGTCGCGTTCCTCGGCGCGGGGATCGGCCTCTACGTCTTCTCTCCCGAGTGGCAGTCCAAGAAGGCGGGCTGGGCCCCGGGTCGCTTCACGTTCTAG
- the typA gene encoding translational GTPase TypA, with the protein MQLRNVAIVAHVDHGKTTLVDHMLKQAGTFRENEAVADRVMDSNDLERERGITILAKNTSVRWKAPSGEVVKINVVDTPGHSDFGGEVERTLMMADAAILLVDAAEGPLPQTRFVLTKALALGFPVIVVINKIDRGDARPDDVLNEVFDLFVDLEASDAQTDFPVLYAVGRDGHAMRKLDDPKVNLQPLFETILEKVPAPKGDASAPLQIVINNIDHDDYIGRLAIGRVSQGTIKANQQVGVLKENAKNRAAIKVLNTFEGLKRTVTQEAQAGEIIAIAGIEDIDVGDTITDLSEGWEGRALPRITVEQPTIKMRVGVNTSPFAGKCKASKFLTSRQLRERLVRETRKNLAIKFEDTESPDTFTVLGRGELQLGVLVETMRREGYEVQLGNPEVVTKEIDGQPHEPYEMAVIDVPDQYIGTVTERLSNRRGRMMKMNGHGHGRTRLEFRIPSRGLIGFRGEFLTSTRGTGLLTTFFDGWEPWGGMMAKRQLGALVSDGQGVATPYAMNHLQARGEFFLHPGAEVYEGMIVGEHNRPADADVNFRKEKKQTNVRNHGKDENVMLAVPRILTIETAMEWIDADELVEVTPDAVRVRKQILQCSRRPRRSEAIEEAGSRTLQSNAPPPMAD; encoded by the coding sequence ATGCAGCTTCGTAACGTGGCGATCGTCGCTCACGTCGACCACGGCAAGACCACGCTCGTCGACCATATGCTCAAACAAGCCGGCACGTTCCGCGAGAACGAGGCCGTCGCCGACCGCGTGATGGACTCGAACGACCTCGAGCGCGAACGCGGCATCACGATCCTCGCGAAGAACACGAGCGTCCGCTGGAAGGCGCCGTCCGGCGAGGTCGTGAAGATCAACGTCGTCGACACGCCAGGCCACTCCGACTTCGGCGGCGAGGTCGAGCGCACGCTGATGATGGCCGACGCCGCCATCCTCCTCGTCGACGCGGCGGAGGGGCCGCTCCCCCAGACGCGCTTCGTCCTCACGAAGGCGCTCGCGCTGGGCTTCCCCGTCATCGTCGTCATCAACAAGATCGACCGCGGCGACGCGCGCCCCGACGACGTGTTGAACGAGGTCTTCGATCTCTTCGTCGACCTCGAGGCCTCCGACGCCCAGACCGACTTCCCCGTCCTCTACGCGGTCGGCCGTGACGGCCACGCGATGCGCAAGCTCGACGACCCGAAGGTCAACCTCCAGCCGCTCTTCGAGACGATCCTCGAGAAGGTGCCGGCACCGAAGGGCGACGCGAGCGCGCCGCTCCAGATCGTCATCAACAACATCGATCACGACGACTACATCGGTCGCCTCGCGATCGGCCGCGTCTCGCAGGGCACGATCAAGGCGAACCAGCAGGTCGGCGTCCTCAAGGAGAACGCGAAGAACCGGGCCGCGATCAAGGTCCTGAACACGTTCGAGGGGCTGAAGCGCACCGTCACGCAGGAGGCGCAGGCGGGCGAGATCATCGCCATCGCCGGGATCGAGGACATCGACGTCGGCGACACGATCACGGACCTCTCCGAAGGCTGGGAGGGCCGCGCGCTCCCGCGCATCACGGTCGAGCAGCCCACGATCAAGATGCGCGTCGGCGTCAACACGTCGCCGTTCGCCGGCAAGTGCAAGGCGTCGAAGTTCCTCACGAGCCGGCAGCTCCGCGAGCGCCTCGTCCGCGAGACGCGCAAGAACCTCGCGATCAAGTTCGAGGACACGGAGTCGCCCGACACGTTCACCGTCCTCGGCCGCGGCGAGCTCCAGCTCGGCGTCCTCGTCGAGACGATGCGCCGTGAAGGCTACGAGGTGCAGCTCGGCAACCCCGAGGTCGTCACGAAGGAGATCGACGGCCAGCCGCACGAGCCCTACGAGATGGCCGTCATCGACGTGCCGGACCAGTACATCGGCACCGTCACCGAGCGCCTCTCGAACCGGCGCGGCCGCATGATGAAGATGAACGGCCACGGCCACGGCCGCACGCGCCTCGAGTTCCGCATCCCGTCGCGCGGTCTCATCGGCTTCCGCGGCGAGTTCCTGACCTCCACGCGCGGCACCGGCCTCCTCACGACGTTCTTCGACGGCTGGGAGCCGTGGGGCGGCATGATGGCGAAGCGCCAGCTCGGCGCGCTCGTCTCCGACGGACAGGGCGTCGCGACCCCGTACGCGATGAACCACCTCCAGGCGCGCGGCGAGTTCTTCCTCCACCCCGGCGCCGAGGTCTACGAGGGCATGATCGTGGGCGAGCACAACCGCCCCGCCGACGCCGACGTGAACTTCCGCAAAGAGAAGAAGCAGACCAACGTCAGAAACCACGGCAAGGACGAGAACGTCATGCTCGCGGTCCCGCGCATCCTCACGATCGAGACCGCGATGGAGTGGATCGACGCCGACGAGCTCGTCGAGGTCACGCCCGACGCGGTCCGCGTCCGCAAGCAGATCCTCCAGTGCAGCCGCCGCCCGCGCCGCTCCGAGGCGATCGAGGAGGCCGGCTCCCGCACCCTCCAGTCGAACGCCCCGCCGCCGATGGCCGACTAG
- a CDS encoding TldD/PmbA family protein, which yields MSAETKALAESAKTALQLAKKHGCSDASANASMEREVNTQWRDGKIEKVSDATSKSVSLGVYVDGKYGSMTTNDLRPAALDKFVADAVSLVRALAKDPHRKLPDPSLYAGRHEGDLEIFDPDVAGLTSEMRVARARSLEEAARSVPGSDKIVSVTTNVGDSTYHSFRVTTNGFEGGYRATSIWVDAETAVKDDDGRRPEDYSAAAVRFAKDLPSDAEIGKDATLRALAKLGAKKMGSGTMPIIVEARAARGLLGHLMGPMSGGALQQKQSFYEGRIGKQVASKAFTLTDEPLVKRGLASRAFDSEGITAKPRALIEKGVLKSYLLDTYYASKLGLSPTTGRVSNLVVAPGTKSLATLLKDMKNGILVTSFLGGNSNSTTGVFSLGLAGYRVANGEKKEAVSEMNLSGKHVDFWSKLVAAGDDPYRWSSWRSPSLMFDGTSIAGK from the coding sequence ATGAGCGCAGAGACGAAGGCGCTCGCGGAGTCGGCGAAGACCGCGCTCCAGCTCGCGAAGAAGCACGGCTGCTCCGACGCGTCGGCGAACGCGTCGATGGAGCGCGAGGTGAACACGCAGTGGCGCGACGGCAAGATCGAGAAGGTCTCCGACGCCACGAGCAAGTCGGTGTCGCTCGGCGTCTACGTCGACGGCAAGTACGGCTCGATGACTACGAACGACCTCCGCCCCGCCGCGCTCGACAAGTTCGTCGCCGACGCGGTGTCGCTCGTGCGCGCGCTCGCGAAGGACCCGCACCGCAAGCTGCCGGATCCGTCGCTCTACGCGGGCCGGCACGAGGGCGACCTCGAGATCTTCGATCCCGACGTCGCGGGCCTGACGTCGGAGATGCGGGTCGCGCGCGCCCGCTCGCTCGAGGAGGCGGCGCGCTCGGTGCCGGGGAGCGACAAGATCGTCTCCGTCACCACGAACGTCGGCGACTCGACCTACCACTCGTTCCGCGTCACGACGAACGGCTTCGAGGGGGGCTATCGCGCGACGTCGATCTGGGTCGACGCGGAGACGGCGGTGAAGGACGACGACGGCCGCCGGCCCGAGGACTACTCCGCGGCGGCGGTGCGGTTCGCGAAGGACCTGCCGTCGGACGCGGAGATCGGCAAGGACGCGACGCTGCGCGCGCTCGCGAAGCTCGGCGCGAAGAAGATGGGCTCGGGCACGATGCCGATCATCGTCGAGGCGCGCGCGGCGCGCGGCCTCCTCGGGCACCTGATGGGCCCGATGAGCGGCGGCGCGCTGCAGCAGAAGCAGTCGTTCTACGAGGGCCGGATCGGCAAGCAGGTGGCGAGCAAGGCCTTCACGCTCACGGACGAGCCGCTCGTCAAGCGCGGCCTCGCCTCGCGCGCCTTCGACTCCGAGGGCATCACGGCGAAGCCGCGCGCGCTCATCGAGAAGGGCGTGCTGAAGTCGTACCTCCTCGACACGTACTACGCGTCGAAGCTCGGCCTCTCGCCCACCACCGGCCGCGTCTCGAACCTGGTCGTGGCGCCGGGCACGAAGTCGCTCGCGACGCTGCTCAAGGACATGAAGAACGGCATCCTCGTGACGTCCTTCCTCGGCGGCAACTCGAACTCGACGACGGGCGTATTCTCCCTCGGCCTCGCGGGCTACCGCGTCGCGAACGGCGAGAAGAAGGAGGCGGTCTCGGAGATGAACCTCTCGGGGAAGCACGTCGACTTCTGGTCCAAGCTCGTCGCTGCCGGCGACGACCCGTACCGCTGGTCCTCGTGGCGGTCCCCGTCCCTGATGTTCGACGGCACCTCGATCGCGGGCAAGTAG